The sequence GGTCTTGGGAATTTAGCTGGTGCATCCGGAGAGTGCCATTTAAGGCAAGCTGCTGTGCTGAGGCTGTTTCTAATGCCAATGCTGATTAGATGTAAACAGGGAAATCTCTGTCTAGGGAAATGTATTGTTCCTAGTATGGCAGTGTTGATGCTGTCAATCTTCTCTCTGCCTCAAATGGTGAATCTGTCAAATGTCAATCGGAGCATCAGTCACCTCCATATCCCTCACAAGTACTATCAGCCAGGTGACCTTATCATTGGTGCACTTGCTTCTCACATCGTGTCCACTGTTGACTATGAAACCTTCATACAATGGCCATCCATCCATCAGATTCTTACTCCATTGTAAGTATTGCAAATTTTCAGTTTCCATGTTATATTAATTCCTAAGTTACCACGTGGGCTCAGAAATACTTCCTATTTATTTTCTCGATGGGGATTTATTACTTATAGGGAGGGGTGCAAAATATTCTGCTCCCCAGAACATAGGATCAGTCTTAGACTTAACTCTCTCCACCACCTGAATTTTAACATCTAAAATGATCAAGTCAGACAATAAATTTCTCGTCAAGCCTGTAGGAACGAGGTGGATTATCTAGGATCCAGCTTTGAAGCAAAGAAAGAGCAGTCTTCCAGTGAGATACAACATGATGTTCTGGGTGGTGTGTTTCTCTCTCACCCCcaagttcccccaccccattttccagAGCAGTGCTCCATTGCCTCGGGATTCAATATTACTTTTGAATAtatccatgacctggagcatggaaaACAGATTGAAAGTATATGGTTAAAACTGTAGGAGAGAGAAATAACAGTgacctccaagccagactgaagacttggatgatgcctttcTAGAGTAGATTATGAAGCATTCCAAAAGAAGAGATATACTGATCATAGGGGACCTCAACTTCCCCAATTGCTCTATTGCATCGGGATTCAAGGTTTCTTTAATAGATTGGAGAATTGggttaacaaaatgaatttcaatagggacaaatgtaaggttctgcacttaggcaggaagtacCAACTTCACAAATATGAGCTGAAGGACACCTGGCTTAGTAGGATCTAGCCATCTTAGTGGAACTCAAGCTTCACCTGAGTCAAAGGTGTGATgcagtttttggtgtgtgtgtttaaaccaaATTCTTTATTGGTTTAATTAAATCtgcctgtaagctgccttgttgcTCCCTAGCACAGAAAGGCAGGGAACCTAAGTTTCCTTAAACAGATTGACAAAAAATGGTACACAGCAAAACGCTTTGATCTCCAACTCTCATTGCAGTGTTGTACCAAAATACTATCAGCAAATTCTGGCCTTGGTGTTTGcagtcaaggaaatcaacaagaaTTCCAATCTATTACCTAATGTCACTTTAGGATTCCACATCTTTGATAGTTACTTCAGTGAAAGGATGACCTACTGGGCCACTTTGGAGCTGCTCTCTACACACTACAGATTTGTACCCAACTACCAGTGTGACAAACAGAAAAACCTGAGGGCCGTCATTGGGGGACTTGACTTTGAGGTTTCCCTCCACATGGCAGCCATCTTAGGTGTCTACAAGATTCCCCAGGTAAGAGTCAAACATGGCGACTTCCCCTCATTCTTCTTTCCTCTGTCCTGTCGAGAAAAGTTTTCCATTCCATAATAGCCCTCTTGACAATTTCAGATTGTATTCAATAAAAACTTTCATCCATTTCCCAACGTGTGCATGTTCTTCAGAAGGTAGGAATGGATCATTTTGCAGATACAGTTGTACACACCTACTCTATGTATGTGAACAGCTTGGTCTGCTGGCCTCAGGTAGACTCCAACCAGGATGAATTATGGAGGCTGGTCATCAGTCGCTTGTACGTTACCTTAATTAATTTGACCTGGACAGTTTGGGGCTGTCAGGGGTGCCATCAACAGGTCACCGGCTATCTACCTAGTGAAATCAGAGGAGCAGAGAGAGCTTTTCAATGGTTTCATACTAATCCACAGGAAGACAGAAAGACGGGATAGTATGCTCTCACCCTTGAGCTAATATTGCTCAGATTTCCACTCCACCCTGCACCGAAAATTTCTTCCTAGAAATCAGACCCCTCCTGCTGCCTATGGTGGCTGCTAAGAACAATTCTCTTTTGGGTTCTGCAGAGCGTGTCTGGTCCTTGTGGAAGGAGGGGGCTCTGACAAACTCTCTTGAGAGAGAATGTCACTTGGCTGCTGTACTGTTTCTAAGAAATCTGACTGCTGTCTTTGTTCATTGCTACCTTGCTCTGGATCTTCATCACCTATTATTTCCCAGGTCCTTTTTCCTTCTTGGGTGTGACCCGTCTCAAACCACCACACCATACCCCCCAGTTCCTTCTCTCTGGAAGATATTGGGGTGCtgctctccaccactcctcctcatctgCCCATTCCATGAAGGGCTTAGTAAGACAGTGGGTCCAAAGCACAATGGTTTCGTCATTGCTATCCACACATAACCAATGTTTCTACTGCATTAATGGGAATTAAGTATCCGTTTCCTTCCAGTTCACTTATGGCTCCTTTGCCCCAGAGGATGCTGGTCAAAGCCAATCCACTTCCTTCTACCGGATGGTGCCCAATGAAGCCCATCAGTACACTGGGATTGTTGAGTTACTTCTGCACTTTGGATGGACGTGGGTTGGGTTGCTCACTGCGGATAGTGAGAGTGGAGAGAAATTTATGGAAATCCTGCAAACTCGGCTTTTCCAGAGAGGTATTTGCTTGGCCTTTTCAGAGAGAACTCAAAAATGTTCATATTTTGAAGAGTATTATGACATGATTCCCCAGTGGCTCCAAGCCTATCATGCTATTGCGGAAAGCAAAGCCAATGCTGTCGTTGTCTATGGAGAAGCCAAGTCCATGGGTTTTTTGCAACTATGGCTAGCGGCAGGGGGTGCAGAAAATGTGACATCTATGGAGAAGGTATGGATTATGACTGCTCAACTGGATTTCTCAGCAGTGGCCTTTCAAATGAGCCAGAGTATGCAACCATTTCATGGCTCCATCTGCTTCACAGTGCACTCAAAGGAGGTGCAAGGATTCAAGACCCTTCTTCGCTCCCTCAATCCTttcatggcaggtgaagatggttTTCTTCAGCAGTTCTGGCTGCAGACGTTCTATTGTTTCTTTTCCAAATCCAGTACTGAGTTCAGTGAACCCTGCACTGGACTGGAGAAGCTGGACAGCCTCCCCTCGTCTGGCTTTGagatgagcatgactggccacagctacagcatctacaatgctgtctatgttgTGGCACATGCTCTACATGATGCCATGTACAGATCCAGGGCAAAAGACAGAGGAATTGTGAGAAGATGGAGACCACAGCTTCAGAAattgcagccttggcaggtaatggctcttttttgggggtatatcttttaattattatttcattttatattgttgATAAAGGAAAGATAATGAAATTTTAACAACagacaaaaattaaaagaagaataccCAAACTGaaaaataggcaggtaggatgtgTAGTTGCACGTGAGttaaataaagactttaaagtccaaattaagtccaattgtatCAGATCACCAAGcatagttccagatttgccaggttTTGGGCGAGGGGGTTGTTTTGAAAACGTTGGTTCTGCTGTATATGCCAAATCATATAAAACGTGTCTAGTCCTTGTCAAAATCTCAAATTATTTGTGATTATCTTTGTTATAGCTATATTCCAGAGTGAGTGGTACAAAGTGCCCAGCATCAGATTTTTGGGCTGTGTTCTATTGAGTTGCAATTACTATGAATGCTGCCACTTTAATCTTGCCAATTTTTTTGGCAACATATTTACAATGGTATCATCAGAAATACACAGTGACATTCATTTTGGACAACAAACCATCTTTTTATAGTAATATTTATCATTTCTGATCATTTCTGAGAAAACCGGATACAACCCACTCACCTGAGCTTCAGCTCTTCAAAACAGCTAGGTGTGATATTGTCAATGGCAATTTGTATCTCAACTAGAGTCTTAACAGGAACATCTTTTTTGCTCCCTCAGTCTTACCCTCTCCCCATTTTCCTGTTCTTTCATTTATACCCTTTCTGCATTGAACTTCATGGATGTTTGCATGGTGATTTTGCAAGTCCTGTTTAAGTTTTGAAATACATATACAGTGTGGCTTAGTCCTATACGGAGGAATCTACAGAGGAAAGAGAGATCAACATTTActgttattattgctattgttattattttgtgattATATGAAATCTTGTCTACTGCCTTGGAAGAGGCAATGGCGCTTTAAAAGGTGATGCTGAACATAAGATAAGTTTGAGTTTTAAACAATTGTCCTTTTCCTGCCATCTCGATGCAGCTCCACCCATTTCTTAGGAgtgtctcatttaacaacagtgcggGAGAAGAAGTGTCTTTTAGTGAGAACAGGGAATCAGAAGCTGGGTTCGATATTACCAActtggtcactttcccaaataactCCTTCATCAGAATGAAGGTTGGATGGATGAATTTGGATGCTCCCCCAGGAAAAGAGTTTTCCATCAATGAAGACAAAATGGTGTGGCACAGGAGTTTTCACCAGGTGGGGCATGATTTCAGGAAATTGCAACTCCAGTGTGTCCTAAATGTGATGCTTGCATCTTGGAAGCCTACCTGAGACATAGATCCTGTATTTTTTCTCACTTGTTGTTTATGAAAACCTCTATGAATGTTTTCAGGCTCTGATGCCTTGAAGCAGGCCAGGACATAGTTCATTATTatatgcttgtttgtttattgcatttttattccacctttcctttgCTTACTTCCCATCTTATCCTAACaaccaacaaccctgtaaggtagtgtAGACTGAGAGcagcagtgactggtccaaggtcacccaatgagtttcatttgaaccctggtcttccacttCCCTGTCTAGCACATTCTTTAAAGATTTCTAGGCCAGCAGAGTGTGACCTAAGCCTAACCTCCAACCAACTTctttggggagaaagaaaagggagctgaCCCTGGAGACAGACGAGGCAGAATTCTGCAGAGAATGCTTGTTTGGAGGCTAGTAATTCTCAAGATATAGTAGCAGAAGTCTGGCAGAGTCCAGCACTATCCTTGTTTTTGAGGCTGCTTAAGTTGTGGAATgtgcgtggcgctgtggtctaaaccacagagcctagggctggccgatcagaaggttggcggttcgaatcccagtgacagggtgagctcccgttgctcggtctctgctcctgccaacctagcagttcaaaagaatgttaaagtgcaagtagaaaaataggtaccactctagcgggaaggtaaacagcgtttccatgcgctgctctggtttgccagaagcggcttagtcatgctggccacatgacccagaagttgtacgctggctccctctgccaataaagcgagatgagcgccgctaccccagagtcatccgtgactggacctaaccgtcaggggtccctttaccttaacttgTGTGACAATTGTCTCTTGGCCCAGTGTATTTAGTCTGGGgttttcagtccccaacatctgtgttttttcaggtggaaaaactgAAGGAACGTGACAGTGTATGTGGTAGCTGCTTATTTAAATCACTTAGAATGTCAAAACACCTTTTCAACTCTACTTTAAATCCTTTTGAGTTTTATAAGAAATGTATTtttccaaataataatattactgtACAGttggactccctccctccctccctccctccctccttttgatttttattttttttaaaacacatcgAAATGGCCATTACTTCACTTTCAGAGCCACAAAAACATCTTCTGTCTCATTCGATGCCATTAATGGCTGTTGACAGCTCATTGCTTTCAAAATTCTCTTACTATTCAGCAGGCCATTTCTCCCATCCACTTGATCCCTTGCAGCCCAGAAAATGGAGTTCAggttctccaaatgtccattaTTCCCCCTGTGCTAAACATTTCCTAATGGTTAATTAAAATTCACAGGTGCCACCCCTCTctcaatgcaacaaaaattgcccttctggtactaggagaaaaaagaaggaaggggagaaattctGCTGCTATGACTGTGCTCCGTGTTCAGAAGGCAAGATTTCATACCAGAAAGGTAGGAGACATTAGGTAGCTTTCAGATATGTGCCATATTAGAATTCCTGTGAAGGGTCTGTGGCAGAGTGAAAGGTGTCACAGTTGCTGCTAATGATGGAGTTCTGATTTCCATAGAGATTGAAGTTCACAGACTTGGAGCTCTTCATTGCAACCAGCTGATGGCCCAGCAACGAGGCCCAGCATTTTCAAAGAGGTGCTTTGCAAACCTAACATTAGAGATGACATCAGATACAGGGCCGGTAGGTGTAACTTGCTAAAatggccccctgggccagaggttTTCTATCACTGGATTACCTGGGTGGTGATGGAGATGAGTTGCACCGGTGCGCCTGCAGGGCACAGGCCTCCTGCTGTTCAGAAACACCCCCTTGCTGTCCAGGCAAGTGACTGTGAGATCATTGTCTGGGAGAGGGGGGTCCACAGCCCTTTCTCCCCATGCTAGTCACTCCTGTGTCTGAAAAGGATTGTCTCTTCCACATCCAACTGGTAAGTCCCATACTGCCAGGAGGATGCATACCTACTCTCAAGTTGCACCCTTAAAGGGAATCCTTTTTCTTTTCAGACATGAATGACTGTGTCGGATGCTCAGAAGATTACTATCCAAACAGGAACCGAACACAATGCATTCCAAAGTCCATCAGCTTCTTGACTTTGGAAGAACCGCTTGGGATGAGCTTAGCTTTTGGCTCCGTATTCGGCTCTTTCCTCACCATATTGTCCCTTGCCATCTTTATGAAGCATCAGGACACACCGATTGTCAGGGCCAAtaatcgggacctcacctacgttctcctcctgtctctcctcCTCTGTTTTCTCTGTCCCCTCATCTTCCTCAGCCGACCAGACAGAGTGACCTGCCTTGTCCGACAAATGGCTTTTGGTGTGGTTTTCACAGtgactgtttcttgtgtgttggccaaaaccatcaccgttgttctggcattcatggccaccaaaccaggatccagaatgaggaaatgggtggggaaaagactggcaagTGCCATTGTGTTGACTTGTACTATTATCCAAGCTGGTATTTGCACTGTGTGGCTGggaacctctcccccatttccccattttgacaagcactctgtgacgggagaaattattctggaatgtaatgaagggtcagctgccatgttttactgtgtcctgggctacatgggcctcctggccattgtcagttttgttgtagcatttttagccaggaaactgcctgacagctttaatgaggccaaattcatcaccttcagcatgttgttgttttgtagtgtttggatctcctttgttCCGGTCTACCTGAGCTCCAAGGGAaaacacatggtggctgtggagatcttctcgaTCTTGGTCTCCAGTGCTGGTTTACTGGGTTCCATCTttttccccaaatgctacattatcataTTGAGGCCTGACCTGAATGACAAACAGCAGTTAATAAAGAAGAAATAGCAAAGTACCCTGTTGTCACTCTTTTCTGTTACCCCAGAACATGGATAATGATTTTGCTGCTGACTCCTTTATATAATatcattttatttgcttattgAACTTGctatgtgcattaaaaaaaaaaaatcagatggttCTACCCTACCCTGAGATGTGGTCACCACCTTTGGGAGCCCAAGGGCACAATTGGAAAACTGAGGAACTCTTGTGGACACAAAAAACCAATTGCACAGAAGAAAGTGTGGAGATGCCCAGAAACTCCACCTccatcctttcttgtaacatgaatccattcGTTGGGGTCCTACTCTCTGTAGCAAGagacaagcttgctgcatcttccatgtgacagcccttgaggtatttgaagattggtatcatatctcctctcagtctcctttttccaggctaaacatacccagctccctcaaccgttgctcataaggcttggtttcccaccCATCATCttcctggttgccctcctctgcacatgttcagcacACATTTTACCTCATGAAAATAGAATGGGGTACTTTGCCAAAAGCCTGACTGAACTCAAAATAGACTATGACCGCAGCATTCTCCTGATCCACCACATTTGTAAtgccataaaaaagaaaagaaatgagattggTCTGGTATGAGAAgagcaggcccaggacagaaccctttgGCATATCTGTGGCATCAGGAGATAATATCCCTATGCtatgaggagaaaatgaaaaggagggaAATACCCCTCTTCCCAGAGAGAGTGACAGATGCCGCATATACCTATTCTGAACTCAGAATTGTACATGCAGCTCTCTGTGTGTATGAAGCAGTACTTGAAGAAGAGCCAGGAAATAAATTCCCTACCTCATGTTTTGTTGAGCCCAATGGAGAGGCTTGGTTGGCCTAAATGCTGCAGGTCAGAGGTCCTTGTTGATTCCCCACAAGGAGCTTTCTTTACCTGTGCAGTTTCTCTTGAGTGATTGACAACTTTTAGGGTTCTGGATTGTGTAAGAAAGTAAAGTAAGTAGAGCAAGCTGCAGATGCTCTCTTTTGAGAACACAGTAGGTGATGAAACTCGTGGCAGGGGTGCAAATAGAGGGGAAGAGGCAACAGGCTTATTCCTGCTCCCCCTCATTACAATGCCTTGGAAACACTTGAAGGAGGCTACTGAGGGATTATTCTGTGTGGATCATTGTCTCTGCTTCTTCCAATGGACCAGCTGAGGCAAAGGGATCATTACTCTCTCCCCTGTTATTATCACTTACATGGTAATAATCTGCTTCTGATTAGACCTCCATAGACTTCCAGGAATCCAGTCTAAAAAGAATTAAATCCTCTCTGCCATCCCCAGCAAATACTAAGTTTAGTGAGCTTTCCGCTGGAGTTGGATCCTAGGTCTTGGGAATTTAGCTGGTGCATTCGGAGAATGCCATTGAAGGCAAGCTGGTGTACTGAGGCTGTTTCTAATGCCAATGCTGATTAGATGAGGAATTTGGATtcgatatcccacctttcactccctttatgaagtctcaaagcggctaacattctcctttcccttcctcccgcacaacaaacactctgtgaggtgagtggggctgagagacttcagagaagtgtgactagcccaaggtcacccagcagctgcatgtggaggagcggagacgcgaacccagttccccagattacgagactaccactcttaaccactccaccacactggctcttagtaGATGTAAACCGGGAAATCTCTGTCTAGGAAAATGTATTGTTCCTAGTATGGCAGTGTTGATCCTGTTAATCTTCTCGCTGCCTCAAATGACGAATCTGTCAAATGTCAGTCGGAGCATCAGTCACCTCCATATCCCACACAAGTACTATCAGCCAGGTGACCTTATCATTGGTGCACTTGCTTCTCACATTGTGTCCTCTGTTGACTATGAAACCTTCATATA comes from Podarcis raffonei isolate rPodRaf1 chromosome 13, rPodRaf1.pri, whole genome shotgun sequence and encodes:
- the LOC128400297 gene encoding vomeronasal type-2 receptor 26-like — translated: MAIHPSDSYSIQNALISNSHCSVVPKYYQQILALVFAVKEINKNSNLLPNVTLGFHIFDSYFSERMTYWATLELLSTHYRFVPNYQCDKQKNLRAVIGGLDFEVSLHMAAILGVYKIPQFTYGSFAPEDAGQSQSTSFYRMVPNEAHQYTGIVELLLHFGWTWVGLLTADSESGEKFMEILQTRLFQRGICLAFSERTQKCSYFEEYYDMIPQWLQAYHAIAESKANAVVVYGEAKSMGFLQLWLAAGGAENVTSMEKVWIMTAQLDFSAVAFQMSQSMQPFHGSICFTVHSKEVQGFKTLLRSLNPFMAGEDGFLQQFWLQTFYCFFSKSSTEFSEPCTGLEKLDSLPSSGFEMSMTGHSYSIYNAVYVVAHALHDAMYRSRAKDRGIVRRWRPQLQKLQPWQLHPFLRSVSFNNSAGEEVSFSENRESEAGFDITNLVTFPNNSFIRMKVGWMNLDAPPGKEFSINEDKMVWHRSFHQVPPLSQCNKNCPSGTRRKKKEGEKFCCYDCAPCSEGKISYQKDMNDCVGCSEDYYPNRNRTQCIPKSISFLTLEEPLGMSLAFGSVFGSFLTILSLAIFMKHQDTPIVRANNRDLTYVLLLSLLLCFLCPLIFLSRPDRVTCLVRQMAFGVVFTVTVSCVLAKTITVVLAFMATKPGSRMRKWVGKRLASAIVLTCTIIQAGICTVWLGTSPPFPHFDKHSVTGEIILECNEGSAAMFYCVLGYMGLLAIVSFVVAFLARKLPDSFNEAKFITFSMLLFCSVWISFVPVYLSSKGKHMVAVEIFSILVSSAGLLGSIFFPKCYIIILRPDLNDKQQLIKKK